Genomic window (Limibacillus sp.):
CCTTCATGGAGACCTTTGGCATTCTCGTTCCTCCCTGGATAACACTCTTTAAGTGATTTGTAATATTAGCTTTTCTTGTTCCATGCGGCCGGCGCCGCTGTTCGTTTCAGACCGGATTTTGGGTGCAAGCGGCGGCTCCGGTCAAGGCCGCTGCTGTTAAAGGATGAAGGCGCCGCCTTGCCGGCTCGCGCCTCGGCCTTTTTGCGGCCTCTTAGTTAGCAGTGAAGAGGTAAAGCAGGGCCGCCACGGCAGCGACCAGACCGGCGATCCAAACGATGGCCGGCAGGCCCTTGCGATCAGGTGTCGCCGACCCCGAAGACGCTTCGGGTTGCGGCTCAGCGGGCGCTGCCGCGGCAGGCGCGGGAGCGACCGGCTCCTCGCTTGCCGTCTCTTGCGCTGCGGGTTCCTCTGCGGGGGTCGGTTCCGCTGCCTCCGCTTGCGGTTCTTCGGAGGCGGGGGCCGCTGCACCGCCGCCGCCCACGATGGCGGAGAAGTTGTCGAAGAACTCTTCGGAAAGCTTCCTGGCGGTGCCGTCGACGAGGCGCGAGCCAATCTGCGCCAGCTTGCCGCCGACCTTGGCGTCCACGTCGTACTTGAGGATGGTGTCGCTGCCGTCTTCTTCGAGCTTCACCGAGGTTGCGGAAACGGGGCCGACTTTGGCTTTGACCTTGGCGGAGAAACTGTCGTCACCATCCTTTTCGAGGCTCTGGCACCCGGGAATCGACTGTTTCAAGACCTCCGGGTCGTTCAGGGCTTCCCAGACCTTCTCACGCGGGGCGGGAAT
Coding sequences:
- a CDS encoding carbon monoxide dehydrogenase subunit G, with protein sequence MQMSGERRIPAPREKVWEALNDPEVLKQSIPGCQSLEKDGDDSFSAKVKAKVGPVSATSVKLEEDGSDTILKYDVDAKVGGKLAQIGSRLVDGTARKLSEEFFDNFSAIVGGGGAAAPASEEPQAEAAEPTPAEEPAAQETASEEPVAPAPAAAAPAEPQPEASSGSATPDRKGLPAIVWIAGLVAAVAALLYLFTAN